The Prochlorococcus marinus str. MIT 1214 sequence AGCTTCTGCAAAATTAGGCATTAGTTTTATAGATTTTTGATAGAAAGATTCTGCTTCCTTTAATTTTCTTAAGTCATGTAATGTATTCGCTAAATTATAATAAAAATCTGCCACATCAGGGGTAAGTTCTATTGCTTTAAGATGAGATGATTCTGCTTCTTTTAATTGACCAAGCTCTCTGAGGATTATTCCTCTATTGGAATAGGCTTTCCCATCACATGGATTATATTGAATTGACTTCCTAATAAAAAATTCTGCATCGCTAAGTTTACCCAGCTCATATAATATAGTCGCTAAATTACAATAAGCTTCTGCGAAATCAATTTTCAAATTAATAGCTTTACGTAGAAATAGTTCTGCTTCTGTTAAGTTACCAATTTCTTTTAAAGTATTTGCAAGATTATAATAACCTCTTGCAAAATTTGGATTAAGCTCTATAGATTTACGTTGATATCTTTCTGCTTCTTTAATTTTGCCAAGAACTTTTAATATAATTCCATAGTTTGATAAAACAACTGAATTATTAAGTCCGAGAGCTAAATAACGTTCGTAGTGATTAGCTGCTTCTAAAATGTCACCATTTGAATGTGCTTTAAATGCTTTTGCGATTATTTCATCTTTAAACTTATTAGTTAAAATATTTATATTTCCATGAATTTCACTCAATAAAAATGGAACGGAATAAATATTTAAGTCATTCTTTTTCTCAATATTCCCATCATCTTGATCGAACTCTCTACTCATACCCAGTACAACATAAAAATGTCGTATATGTTTCATTAATGCCAATATTTTATTACATTAGATGGTAATAATTGCTTTTAATACAAATAGCTTTAATTTCTATTGAGAAACAAAATCTTAGGATCAGATCTCAACGATTTCAAAAGTAGGGTTTAGAACAGTCTGAATGACTGAAAAGCGAGTCAGTCGTTAGATTAAAAGCCAGGAGATTTGTAATTTGATATTCGAGAAGCTTTGGTATGAAAAGCGTATTAAACATTAAATATCAACTCATAGAAGGCAGTTGATAGCAAAAGATTATCTCAATTTTTACGTTGTTGGTTCAACAGTATCAATAAGGCTCATTACGAAAGATAGATACGGAAGAACAATTGCTGAATTGTCAAAAGGGTCTATAAATATTAAGGAACAGCTAGTTGAAAAAGGCTTTGGAAGCATCTATGAAAGATATGCAAGTCAATGTGAGTGGAGCAAGAATAAAATATGAAACTCCTTAATACTGCTATTGCTTTTGGAGTAGGTGCAGTAATTACTGCTAGCTTATCTCTTCTGAAAGTGAATAAGGATTTTATTGTTGGATCAACAGCTTTAGTTGTAGGAGCAGGGTTGATGATTTCTTTAAGAGATGAAGATGATTCAAATAAAAATGGGAGAGATTATGAATACTTTTTTAATAGAGCACAAGATAAATTTGAAGTTGCTAATTATGAAGGAGCAATAATCGACTACAACAAAGCGTTAGGACTTTCACCTACTGAAATTAGCCTCGTCTACTCAATGAGAGGCAATGCAAAACGTAATTCAGGAGATTTTGAAGGGGCAATCTCTGATCAAAACAAAGCATTAGATTTTGACCCATTATATGCAGATGCATATTTCAATAGAAGTAGTGCAAAATTTAAAATGGGAGATTTTGCTGGTGCAATTGACGACTATTCACAAGTCCTAAAAATCAACCCAAAGGACTCCGATGCATATTTTAATCGTGCTCATATAAAAAAAGAAATCGAAGATCTATGTGGTGCATGCGAAGACTGGAGAAAAGCAGTAGATCTTGGAGATGAAGAAGCAGGGAAGCTGCTGAAGGAAAATTGCGAATGATTCTTTTCCTTGCTGTTTTCATGCCAATAGAAATCTTGAGATTCCTTTATCTCTTCTTCATTGAGAAGAATGCTCTTCCTAGATGTATGAAAAGAGCATCTCGCAATAGTAGTTTTCTTGGAACCTATGGTAGTCATCACAATCATCCTTTCCTTCTCTTAATCATCAAATTCCTAACAACTAATTATAACGATAATTTAGGGTTAGATTAAATCGCTAACTTATTAGAACAATCTGGCTCTTAAAAATATTGGAAAAACCACCGTTTAACCCTTCGCACATTGGACTGCTGTGTGCCATGCCTGAAGAAATAGGCTCAACTATAGAAAATTTACGAAATCCAATTGAGTCTCATTGGGGAGATCTTAGAATTATTTCGGGAGAATGGTATGAGCCTGGAGCAAATTATCCTTCTTTATACATTTCTGTTGCATGGAGCGGGTGGGGTAAAGTTAGTGCTGCCAGAGCAGCGACAAGACTTCTAGGCACTTTCTTTAAGGAAAGAAGTATAGATATTATTTTTTTTACTGGAGTCGCAGGCGCCGCCAATTCAACACTTCATCAATGGGACATTGTTATCCCAAATGAATTGGTTCAACATGATATGGATGCAAGACCTCTTTTTCAGAGATATGTCATTCCAGCTCTTAA is a genomic window containing:
- a CDS encoding 5'-methylthioadenosine/adenosylhomocysteine nucleosidase — translated: MEKPPFNPSHIGLLCAMPEEIGSTIENLRNPIESHWGDLRIISGEWYEPGANYPSLYISVAWSGWGKVSAARAATRLLGTFFKERSIDIIFFTGVAGAANSTLHQWDIVIPNELVQHDMDARPLFQRYVIPALKQERISSIKKWVEWASYAIKNSISKNNCKHFGKVETGLIATGDRFVAEKSLIDNLSRDLPGLCAVEMEGAAVAQVAYQERVPWLIVRVISDGADNSAAQNFKDFLKDYEKYSWNLIETLLKNYKTAPWEGKIAI
- a CDS encoding thermonuclease family protein, coding for MIAKDYLNFYVVGSTVSIRLITKDRYGRTIAELSKGSINIKEQLVEKGFGSIYERYASQCEWSKNKI
- a CDS encoding tetratricopeptide repeat protein, whose amino-acid sequence is MKLLNTAIAFGVGAVITASLSLLKVNKDFIVGSTALVVGAGLMISLRDEDDSNKNGRDYEYFFNRAQDKFEVANYEGAIIDYNKALGLSPTEISLVYSMRGNAKRNSGDFEGAISDQNKALDFDPLYADAYFNRSSAKFKMGDFAGAIDDYSQVLKINPKDSDAYFNRAHIKKEIEDLCGACEDWRKAVDLGDEEAGKLLKENCE